A segment of the Elusimicrobiota bacterium genome:
CCCGTACCCGCGGGAGAGTATCACCGCGCGTTTACCTATTTTATTGCAGTACCGCACAGCAGTTTCAACCGTAACACTCTTCCCCGTCCCGCCTAGGGTAAGGTTGCCGATACAGATAACTTTTGTATCTAACCTATACGTTTTTGCAATACCGCTCTTAAATGCCGCAGCACGTACAGCAAGTAATACGCGGTATATAGAAGATAGTAAGTATAACGGATTAATCTTCAATCGCAGCTTTCTGGGTATTAACTTTCCGAAATATTTTTTTGTCAAACTTCGGTTTCCGGTCATACGTCAACAACCCATTAACTTCCTGTTCCACATCGTATATCTGGGTATAACAAAACGCAAACATTTTTGGATGGAACAACAACACTTCAGTTAATTTTTTATACCGTTCAATAAACTCATCGCCATCCTTGGGCCGGGCACCGTAACCCCACGATTTCTTATCTTCAGTTGCCTGTGCCGGGTTCCACCAGATACCGCCGTACTCGCTCACAAAATATGGCTGGTGAAGATACGGCGCATCAGCAGCTGGATGGTTACGGAATACTTCTTCGGTATCCTTAAACTTTTCAAATAACGCCTTAAACTTTTCAGGGTCCTGCGTATAATTATGGCTATCATAAATATCAGTCAATACGTGCACATACCCACTGGTATCAATAACAGGCCTTGTGTGGTCCAACTTTTTTGTTAAATTATAACCCATACTTAGCAATTCCGGAATCTGTGTTTTATAAGTCTCATTAAACGGGCACCATCCTATGATTGACGGATGATTGAAATCACGTTCCACAGCTTCCATCCACTCGGACATAACACTGTCAAATAATTCGTATTTTGTTAGATCCAACCCCCAACTGGGATACTCACCCCATACGAGGTAACCAAGTTTATCCGCCCAGTAAAGATACCGTGGTTCAAACACTTTTTGATGAAGCCTCGCACCATTGAACCCTAATTCCATTGATAATACAATATCCTGTTTTAACGCAGCTTCCGTTGAAGCAGTATAAATCCCATCCGGATAATATCCCTGGTCAAGAACTAACCTCTGGAATACCGACTTCCCGTTAAGCAAAACCTTTTTCCCTGAAATCTCAATTTTACGTAAACCAAAATAACTTTCTACACGGTCAACTGCCTTACCGTCTTTTTCAAGGGTAATCACAACGTCATACAAAAACGGCGACCCTGGCTCCCACGGATACTTTTCATCAAGTTTGACGACAGCGTACACCGTATTTTTTGCAGGGAATGAGGTTTTCCCTACGGCTTTACCGTTAGCGAAGACTTCAACTTTTTGTGTAATACCTTCCGTTTCCGATGTAATAACATTCTCTGGTTTAAATATTATTGATGTGTTGTCATAATC
Coding sequences within it:
- a CDS encoding sugar-binding domain-containing protein, yielding MVVSKAVPRNEYPRPQMVRREWLNLNGEWDYELFLEKQAGNETIRTEFSKKIVVPFCPESELSGINEKRFIPESWYHRKFVIPQEWKDKHVILHFGAVDYLATVWVNNKKIGMHRGGYTPFSFDITDCLVTGNNDLTLFIIDNTTSELQPTGKQSKKPESYECFYTRVTGIWQTVWLEPVEADYIKTFRVYPDYDNTSIIFKPENVITSETEGITQKVEVFANGKAVGKTSFPAKNTVYAVVKLDEKYPWEPGSPFLYDVVITLEKDGKAVDRVESYFGLRKIEISGKKVLLNGKSVFQRLVLDQGYYPDGIYTASTEAALKQDIVLSMELGFNGARLHQKVFEPRYLYWADKLGYLVWGEYPSWGLDLTKYELFDSVMSEWMEAVERDFNHPSIIGWCPFNETYKTQIPELLSMGYNLTKKLDHTRPVIDTSGYVHVLTDIYDSHNYTQDPEKFKALFEKFKDTEEVFRNHPAADAPYLHQPYFVSEYGGIWWNPAQATEDKKSWGYGARPKDGDEFIERYKKLTEVLLFHPKMFAFCYTQIYDVEQEVNGLLTYDRKPKFDKKIFRKVNTQKAAIED